The following proteins are encoded in a genomic region of Mycobacterium kiyosense:
- a CDS encoding putative phosphotransferase, producing the protein MALVSNIDPALATESLAGWLAGRLPAGADPVITNLRVPKESGLSAETVMFDAEWTQDGVRSARPLVARVAPTGPGIYMDYDVLREARVLRAVAEHSSVPVPEVLWSEGDTSVLGAQFLVMTHLDGRVPRDDPPFTAEGWVLDLTPGEQATMYDNSLAAMAAVHAIDVDATGLRSAFARPDLGDTLVAQHVGYVASMVDWACGGRPNPVIDAGLAWLRANQPAEPDRSCLCWGDGRLGNVMFADDLSVAAVLDWEAATVAVPEYDLGWWRFAMRHHSDGMGLPLPPGFPPDDEVSARFAAISGQNLADVEFWEILNGVRFCCIVARGASLMIAGGLLPPDAPMAVNNPGTRVLADILGIPAPTGQSAYYVGNR; encoded by the coding sequence ATGGCGCTCGTGAGCAACATCGATCCAGCCCTGGCGACCGAGTCGCTCGCCGGATGGCTCGCCGGGCGTCTTCCCGCCGGCGCGGACCCGGTGATCACCAATTTGCGCGTGCCGAAGGAAAGTGGGCTCTCGGCCGAGACGGTGATGTTCGATGCCGAGTGGACGCAGGACGGCGTACGCAGCGCGCGGCCGCTGGTGGCGCGGGTGGCGCCGACCGGACCCGGCATCTACATGGATTACGACGTGCTGCGCGAGGCTCGGGTATTGCGCGCGGTGGCCGAGCATTCGAGCGTCCCCGTCCCGGAGGTGCTGTGGTCGGAGGGCGACACCTCGGTGCTGGGTGCGCAGTTCTTGGTGATGACTCACCTCGACGGGCGGGTGCCGCGCGATGATCCGCCTTTCACCGCCGAGGGGTGGGTGCTCGACCTCACCCCTGGTGAGCAGGCGACGATGTATGACAACAGCCTCGCCGCGATGGCCGCGGTGCATGCGATCGATGTCGACGCCACCGGACTACGGTCTGCGTTCGCCCGACCCGATCTCGGCGACACACTGGTGGCGCAGCACGTCGGCTATGTGGCGTCGATGGTGGATTGGGCCTGCGGCGGCCGACCTAATCCGGTGATCGATGCGGGCCTTGCCTGGCTCCGCGCCAACCAGCCGGCCGAGCCCGATCGGTCGTGTTTATGTTGGGGCGACGGCAGATTGGGTAACGTCATGTTTGCCGACGATCTGTCGGTGGCCGCGGTGCTGGACTGGGAGGCCGCCACGGTCGCAGTCCCGGAATACGACCTGGGCTGGTGGCGCTTTGCGATGCGCCATCACTCCGATGGCATGGGATTGCCGCTGCCACCGGGCTTTCCGCCGGACGACGAGGTGTCCGCCCGGTTCGCGGCGATCAGCGGCCAAAACTTGGCCGACGTCGAGTTCTGGGAGATCCTCAACGGGGTGCGGTTCTGTTGCATCGTGGCCCGCGGCGCTTCCCTGATGATCGCCGGCGGGCTGCTGCCTCCGGACGCCCCGATGGCGGTGAACAACCCCGGCACCCGCGTACTCGCGGATATTCTCGGAATCCCAGCCCCCACTGGGCAATCCGCATACTACGTCGGAAATCGTTAG
- a CDS encoding sulfotransferase family protein has product MTDLGTATAQPDHRMQWQPPPRPDWVRVVNEEGACMDIRGIVPLDERSLLETAKRNTGLDDFGADDWREPFRYFIRALEDEAELNLVGRLRTRSDILILLEAKLRIEDTYKRHPEIDDEQIVEPIIIVGQGRSGTSLLQNVLAAHPDNGTLMHWEMMFPCPPPETATYRTDPRIAKANKLVDQWNRVTPTMPSMHELAGDMPFEDSAMMAINFMAPTWLDCFGQVPSYDAYIFAQDTAPAFHWHQRVLKLLQWRNPRKRWVLKDPMHLDRMPDLLKVYPDAKFVWPHRDPTRALASLVSIIGTIQWSRSDHPFNGVSLEYMTDPNISAARFAAVINQMETGAIPSDQIFNVLYQDLVGDVLGTIEDMYCHFGIELTEEGRKAMGQYMIDNPRDNRPPHRFNFGSSDVVARARQALQGYQDYFGIPIE; this is encoded by the coding sequence GTGACAGATCTCGGGACGGCAACGGCGCAACCCGACCACCGCATGCAGTGGCAGCCGCCACCGCGCCCGGACTGGGTCCGGGTGGTCAACGAAGAGGGCGCCTGCATGGACATCCGGGGCATCGTGCCATTGGACGAACGCTCCCTTCTCGAAACGGCTAAGCGCAACACGGGTCTGGATGACTTCGGCGCCGACGACTGGCGCGAGCCCTTCCGATATTTCATCAGGGCGCTCGAGGACGAAGCCGAGTTGAACCTCGTGGGGCGACTGCGGACGCGCTCGGACATCCTGATATTGCTCGAAGCAAAACTTCGTATCGAAGATACCTACAAACGCCATCCGGAGATCGACGACGAGCAGATCGTCGAGCCGATCATCATCGTCGGGCAAGGCCGTTCCGGAACGTCTCTACTGCAGAATGTCCTGGCCGCCCACCCCGACAACGGCACCCTGATGCACTGGGAGATGATGTTTCCCTGTCCGCCACCGGAAACCGCGACCTACCGCACCGATCCGCGCATCGCGAAGGCCAACAAGCTTGTCGACCAATGGAACCGGGTCACGCCGACCATGCCCTCGATGCACGAACTCGCCGGCGACATGCCGTTCGAGGACAGCGCGATGATGGCCATCAACTTCATGGCGCCCACCTGGCTGGATTGTTTCGGCCAGGTACCCAGTTACGACGCCTACATCTTCGCCCAGGACACCGCACCGGCTTTTCACTGGCACCAGCGGGTTCTCAAGCTGCTGCAATGGCGCAATCCCCGCAAGCGTTGGGTGCTCAAAGATCCGATGCACCTTGATCGGATGCCAGACCTGCTCAAGGTTTATCCCGACGCCAAATTCGTTTGGCCGCATCGTGATCCCACCCGTGCATTGGCGTCGTTGGTCAGCATCATCGGGACCATCCAGTGGAGCCGCAGTGACCACCCGTTCAACGGCGTGTCACTGGAATACATGACAGATCCCAATATTTCGGCGGCCCGGTTCGCCGCGGTGATCAACCAGATGGAAACGGGCGCCATTCCGTCGGATCAGATATTCAACGTGCTCTACCAGGATCTGGTCGGCGACGTGCTGGGGACGATCGAGGACATGTACTGCCACTTCGGCATCGAGCTGACCGAAGAAGGACGTAAAGCCATGGGCCAGTACATGATCGACAACCCGCGCGACAACCGCCCGCCGCACCGGTTCAATTTCGGCTCATCCGACGTGGTCGCTCGCGCCCGGCAGGCACTGCAGGGCTACCAGGACTACTTCGGAATCCCGATCGAGTAG
- a CDS encoding TetR family transcriptional regulator: MLTAMERPTRLMDRRRQDARAEIVAIALDLFVRDGFEATTVEAIAGAAGCAPRTFYRYFGSKEDVMFHDLPDVIAGLGTLLDAKLAAGVAEWTAVSESLIDFIGRFDASDVRAATQRMDLWLHEPALRARYLQYVAQAETVVVDSLCRHRGTSADEDDVAKLIAVAAVGAYRVTVSTHRGRAQRRLGDHLREALSTLGAGLAGLR, from the coding sequence ATGCTGACTGCCATGGAACGTCCCACCCGTCTGATGGATCGCCGGCGGCAGGACGCACGGGCAGAGATCGTCGCCATCGCGCTTGACCTGTTCGTCCGCGACGGTTTCGAGGCGACGACCGTCGAGGCGATCGCGGGGGCCGCCGGGTGCGCCCCGCGCACGTTCTATCGGTACTTCGGATCCAAAGAAGACGTCATGTTCCACGACCTGCCGGATGTAATCGCTGGGCTTGGCACGCTTCTGGATGCCAAACTTGCAGCCGGAGTGGCCGAGTGGACCGCGGTGAGCGAGTCGTTGATCGACTTCATCGGGCGGTTCGATGCCTCCGACGTCCGCGCCGCGACCCAGCGAATGGACCTCTGGTTGCACGAGCCGGCGCTGCGAGCGCGCTACCTGCAATATGTCGCGCAAGCCGAAACCGTCGTCGTGGACTCGTTGTGCCGACACCGGGGCACCTCAGCGGACGAAGACGACGTCGCCAAGCTGATCGCGGTCGCCGCGGTCGGGGCGTACCGGGTCACCGTCAGCACCCACCGGGGTCGGGCACAACGCAGGCTCGGCGATCACCTTCGGGAGGCCCTCAGCACCCTGGGCGCCGGCCTCGCGGGACTTCGTTAA
- a CDS encoding TetR family transcriptional regulator: protein MAVRQHQRARPGPKPRLNRDEIVSEALQILAVDGPDQLSLRRLAARLGVTARTLYGYFDSKESLESALVRRVMPVPPALDPAQPWHQQLRSYVLRIHDAFVEQPGAAQLFAARSARSSAMDQVREYLLTLLVDGGLSHADAIAALGTLSRYLMGCVVIEAQRHAEADVMAGRFAGLSPEMFPVLASFADEYDGRDSEESTRYGLDLILTGLRDVANRQAPSGRTNGALPARD from the coding sequence ATGGCGGTGCGGCAGCACCAACGCGCGCGCCCGGGACCGAAGCCACGGCTCAACCGGGACGAGATCGTCAGCGAGGCGCTGCAGATCCTGGCGGTCGATGGACCCGATCAACTTTCGTTGCGTCGGCTCGCAGCTCGGCTCGGCGTCACGGCCCGCACGTTGTACGGCTATTTCGACTCCAAGGAATCGCTGGAGTCGGCCCTGGTGCGGCGTGTCATGCCGGTGCCGCCGGCACTGGATCCGGCTCAACCATGGCATCAGCAGCTTCGCTCCTACGTTCTGCGAATTCATGACGCCTTCGTCGAGCAGCCCGGGGCAGCCCAGCTTTTCGCGGCGCGTTCGGCACGCAGCAGCGCAATGGACCAGGTACGCGAATATCTGTTGACGCTCTTGGTGGATGGCGGTCTGAGCCATGCCGACGCAATCGCCGCCCTGGGCACTCTAAGTCGCTACCTGATGGGCTGTGTCGTCATAGAAGCGCAGCGTCATGCCGAGGCCGACGTCATGGCCGGTCGGTTCGCCGGGCTTTCTCCTGAGATGTTCCCCGTGCTGGCGTCCTTCGCCGACGAATACGACGGGCGCGACTCGGAGGAATCGACGCGATATGGCTTAGACCTGATCCTGACAGGACTGCGGGATGTGGCGAATCGTCAAGCGCCAAGTGGCCGGACCAACGGCGCTTTGCCGGCCCGGGACTAA
- a CDS encoding TetR family transcriptional regulator, with the protein MTSARAASARRRRRVISKGEILDAALTIVDREGLAALSMRRLAEAADIGVMTLYGFFESKDDLVSQLGTHAMGSIAPAPDPALSWRDQLKTELGKLRTALREHPGLIELLGFQDDEAPSADRQRDGLLGILRNAGIDDRTAVDGLGSLVALTLGFAVGARARNIGLNDHAYERLGKLSPDDYPHLTAMAGEYAQHWSERAFEYGVNAVLDTMDAGRTD; encoded by the coding sequence ATGACGTCAGCGAGGGCCGCCTCGGCGCGCCGGCGGCGGCGCGTCATCAGCAAGGGCGAGATCCTCGACGCCGCACTCACGATCGTCGATCGGGAGGGGCTGGCGGCGCTGAGCATGCGCCGGCTCGCCGAAGCCGCGGACATCGGCGTGATGACGTTGTACGGCTTTTTCGAGAGCAAAGACGACCTGGTTTCTCAATTGGGCACGCACGCAATGGGTTCCATAGCGCCCGCGCCGGACCCGGCGCTGAGTTGGCGGGACCAGCTGAAGACCGAGTTGGGAAAATTGCGGACCGCGTTGCGCGAGCATCCCGGTCTCATCGAACTGCTCGGCTTTCAAGACGACGAGGCGCCCAGCGCCGACAGGCAACGCGATGGCCTGCTGGGGATCCTGCGCAACGCCGGCATCGACGACCGCACCGCGGTCGACGGTCTTGGCAGCCTGGTGGCGCTGACGCTGGGTTTCGCCGTGGGAGCCCGCGCCAGGAACATCGGCCTGAACGATCACGCCTACGAACGGTTGGGCAAGCTCTCGCCGGACGACTACCCACACCTGACCGCGATGGCCGGCGAGTATGCGCAGCACTGGTCGGAACGCGCATTCGAATATGGTGTCAACGCCGTCCTCGACACCATGGACGCCGGGCGTACTGATTAG
- a CDS encoding putative sulfotransferase yields MSDSEEVTLLQPEALMAAACAQTGLTDFRDENFREPLAQFLASARAEARMSDIGVATLAQDVIRLLANRLLLQADFTAHPEIAAEDAADPIVIVGNPRTGTTKLQRMLGAHPHIQSVKLWQILFPGRLPGDPDPRLGLATAFQQQLTDAFPAFMAAHPMVADEPEEEALLLQMTFDRVGAHNWFYRTPTYHSWLKDRDQHAAYAYLREVLQHLQWQGGGRRGPWVLKSPLHTGNITTFLETFPRATLVHCHRDHVKTVPSFCGLVELIRMSRGQEVDRDELGAFLRDELAEHWRQNLAARAALPAEQILDVGFDEIVTDPIAVIHKVFAAREDRLDEADAETMLRWNLDNPAGKYGVHHYSLEQYGLSADSVHDAFADYYAHFGRLLPSVALR; encoded by the coding sequence ATGTCTGACAGCGAGGAAGTTACCCTATTGCAGCCAGAGGCACTGATGGCTGCGGCCTGCGCGCAGACGGGCCTGACCGACTTCCGCGACGAAAACTTCCGCGAGCCCCTAGCGCAGTTTCTCGCCTCGGCGCGTGCGGAAGCACGCATGAGCGATATCGGCGTGGCGACCCTGGCCCAGGACGTTATCCGGCTGCTTGCCAATCGGCTGCTGCTGCAGGCCGACTTCACCGCTCATCCCGAAATCGCCGCTGAGGATGCCGCAGACCCGATCGTGATCGTCGGCAATCCACGAACGGGCACCACGAAGTTGCAGCGCATGCTCGGCGCGCACCCCCACATCCAATCGGTGAAACTGTGGCAGATCCTGTTTCCCGGTCGACTGCCCGGCGATCCCGATCCCCGCCTGGGCCTGGCCACAGCGTTTCAGCAGCAGCTCACCGACGCCTTTCCGGCATTCATGGCCGCCCACCCGATGGTGGCCGACGAACCCGAAGAAGAAGCGCTGCTGTTGCAGATGACTTTTGACCGGGTCGGTGCGCACAACTGGTTTTACCGCACACCGACCTATCACTCCTGGCTCAAAGACCGCGACCAGCACGCCGCCTATGCCTACCTGCGCGAGGTGTTGCAACACCTGCAGTGGCAGGGTGGCGGCCGGCGCGGTCCGTGGGTGCTGAAATCGCCCCTGCACACCGGGAACATCACCACATTTCTCGAGACATTTCCGCGGGCCACGCTTGTCCATTGCCACCGTGACCACGTCAAGACGGTGCCCTCGTTCTGTGGGCTCGTCGAGCTCATCCGGATGTCGCGCGGTCAAGAGGTGGACCGGGACGAACTCGGCGCGTTCCTGCGCGACGAATTGGCCGAACACTGGCGCCAAAACCTGGCCGCCCGAGCCGCCCTGCCCGCAGAGCAGATCCTCGACGTCGGCTTCGACGAAATAGTGACCGACCCGATTGCGGTGATACACAAGGTATTCGCGGCGCGCGAGGATCGGCTCGACGAGGCGGACGCCGAGACGATGCTGAGATGGAATCTCGACAATCCCGCGGGAAAGTACGGTGTTCACCACTACTCGCTCGAGCAGTACGGGTTGTCCGCCGATTCCGTCCACGATGCGTTCGCGGATTACTACGCGCATTTCGGACGGCTGCTGCCATCGGTAGCGCTCCGGTGA
- a CDS encoding hypothetical protein (frameshifted, insertion at around 4767303), with protein MWAAGEFFSYYFMFTGIHLLHVLIGMAILSRLIVVVRRPEFADKQARLCETGGIFWHMVDLLWVVLFALFYLVR; from the coding sequence GTGTGGGCAGCGGGGGAATTCTTCTCGTACTACTTCATGTTCACCGGTATCCACCTGTTGCATGTGCTGATCGGGATGGCGATCTTGAGCCGGTTGATCGTCGTTGTCCGGCGGCCGGAGTTCGCAGATAAGCAGGCGCGACTGTGTGAGACCGGCGGGATCTTCTGGCACATGGTCGATCTGCTGTGGGTCGTCCTCTTTGCGCTGTTCTACCTGGTGAGGTGA
- a CDS encoding TetR family transcriptional regulator: MTEMTRRAVSRRRVADIDTSAAESIFAATARLLAQQSFNDISVAQILTEAGVSRATFYFYFASKFSVLSVLLERAMNDIFETVQPFLARSPDDPPGAALQRSIRAVTQAWHRHRPVLQAANHHWHSEPELRKLWLAITERFITAGAVEIDRERAAGIITSRVPSRTLAATLFWGTERVLYIAGLGVEPSLVDEEATVEVLVTMWRGTLYAS; this comes from the coding sequence ATGACCGAGATGACGCGGCGCGCGGTCAGTCGGCGACGAGTGGCTGATATCGACACGTCGGCGGCGGAAAGCATCTTCGCAGCGACCGCTCGGTTGTTGGCGCAGCAGTCGTTCAACGACATCAGCGTCGCCCAGATACTCACCGAGGCCGGAGTGTCGCGGGCGACCTTCTACTTCTACTTCGCTTCGAAGTTTTCCGTACTCAGCGTGCTGCTCGAGCGCGCCATGAACGACATCTTCGAGACCGTCCAGCCGTTCTTGGCGCGATCACCCGATGACCCCCCGGGGGCTGCCCTGCAGCGAAGTATCCGAGCCGTCACCCAAGCCTGGCATCGTCACCGTCCGGTACTGCAGGCGGCGAACCATCACTGGCACTCCGAGCCGGAGTTGCGCAAGCTGTGGTTGGCGATCACCGAACGATTCATCACCGCGGGAGCCGTCGAGATAGATCGCGAACGTGCCGCGGGGATCATCACCTCGCGCGTGCCGAGCAGAACCCTGGCCGCAACGTTGTTCTGGGGGACCGAACGCGTGCTTTACATCGCCGGGCTCGGCGTTGAACCGAGCCTGGTCGACGAGGAAGCCACCGTCGAAGTGCTGGTCACCATGTGGCGCGGCACCCTCTACGCGTCCTGA
- the fprB_1 gene encoding putative ferredoxin/ferredoxin--NADP reductase, whose protein sequence is MRGPGRLRAGRNPSANAPAIEDCGAVTFVITQNCCKDASCVPVCPVDCIRPVGGPGEFIGAEMLYIDPATCIDCGACAEECPVDAIYYEEELPPDLQRYLDINARYFEHTPLEIGAVSTVDTHAPVGAGSLRVAIVGAGPSGCYAAGALARVAGVEISVFDRLPTPFGLVRAGVAPDHQHTKSVVDVFGPALTSRTLTCHLNVEIGRDISHEELLAHHHAVIYAVGASRSRDLGIGGEQLPGSYPAADFVGWYNGHPDHARQTFDLSAERAVVIGNGNVALDVARVLLKGSEQLGQTDIAQHALDSLSDSAVREVQIIGRRAPRDAAFSVGEFLALGQLPGVDVVIDSDDLEPRPGDDVATTMKLEIAREFNERPRHPENKRIVFRFLTSPLEIVGDDRAQGLRVSLPGGETDLIHARLILRSVGYRGEPIGGVAFDAAVGVVPNDGGRVLGEDGVPAPGVYVTGWIKRGSRGVIGTNRSCAEESVASLWADFDRGLLDRELDEPDALAGLLVERGVERVDWQGWLAIDEAERRRGEQAGRPRIKFVDLAEMLGVATTAESTNARQDA, encoded by the coding sequence GTGCGCGGGCCCGGCCGCCTTCGAGCAGGGCGCAACCCATCGGCCAACGCACCGGCTATCGAGGATTGCGGCGCAGTGACTTTCGTCATCACTCAAAATTGTTGCAAGGACGCCAGTTGCGTACCGGTGTGCCCGGTCGACTGCATTCGCCCCGTCGGCGGCCCCGGCGAGTTCATCGGCGCCGAGATGCTCTACATCGATCCGGCGACATGCATCGACTGTGGCGCATGCGCGGAAGAGTGCCCGGTCGACGCCATCTACTACGAGGAAGAACTGCCGCCTGATCTCCAGCGGTACTTGGACATCAACGCCCGATACTTCGAGCACACGCCGTTGGAGATCGGCGCTGTGTCGACGGTCGACACCCATGCGCCGGTGGGTGCCGGTTCACTGCGGGTGGCCATCGTGGGAGCGGGTCCCTCGGGTTGCTACGCGGCCGGTGCACTAGCGCGGGTCGCGGGAGTGGAAATCTCGGTATTCGACCGTCTGCCAACACCTTTCGGCCTCGTGCGGGCCGGGGTGGCGCCGGATCATCAGCACACCAAATCCGTCGTCGACGTCTTCGGCCCCGCATTGACCAGTCGCACCTTAACCTGCCACCTCAACGTCGAGATCGGCCGGGACATCTCCCACGAGGAGTTGCTGGCGCACCACCATGCGGTGATCTATGCGGTGGGCGCATCGCGGAGCCGGGATCTTGGCATCGGCGGCGAACAGCTACCTGGAAGTTATCCGGCGGCCGACTTCGTCGGGTGGTACAACGGGCACCCTGACCACGCCCGACAGACATTCGATCTGTCCGCGGAGCGCGCAGTGGTCATCGGAAACGGCAATGTAGCGCTGGACGTGGCCCGTGTGTTGCTCAAAGGATCCGAGCAACTAGGGCAGACCGACATCGCCCAGCACGCGCTGGACAGCCTGTCCGACAGCGCGGTTCGCGAAGTGCAGATCATTGGCCGCCGCGCCCCGCGCGACGCCGCATTCTCGGTGGGCGAATTTCTCGCACTCGGGCAACTTCCGGGCGTCGACGTCGTCATCGACAGTGACGACTTGGAGCCGCGTCCCGGCGACGACGTGGCGACGACGATGAAACTGGAGATCGCTCGCGAATTCAATGAGCGCCCGCGACATCCGGAGAACAAGCGAATTGTCTTCCGGTTCCTCACTTCTCCGCTGGAGATAGTCGGTGACGACCGTGCGCAGGGTCTGCGGGTGAGTCTGCCTGGCGGAGAAACGGACTTGATCCACGCCCGATTGATCTTGCGCTCGGTCGGCTATCGCGGCGAGCCGATCGGCGGCGTCGCCTTCGACGCGGCCGTCGGTGTGGTGCCTAACGACGGGGGTCGTGTCCTCGGCGAGGACGGGGTGCCCGCCCCGGGGGTGTACGTCACCGGATGGATCAAGCGCGGTTCGCGCGGCGTCATTGGCACCAACCGGAGTTGCGCCGAAGAATCCGTGGCCAGCCTGTGGGCGGACTTCGACAGGGGTCTGCTGGACCGCGAGTTGGATGAGCCGGACGCGCTGGCGGGACTGCTGGTCGAGCGGGGCGTTGAACGGGTGGACTGGCAGGGTTGGCTTGCGATCGATGAGGCTGAGCGTCGGCGCGGCGAGCAAGCCGGCCGGCCCCGGATAAAATTCGTCGACCTCGCCGAGATGCTCGGCGTTGCCACGACCGCCGAATCGACGAATGCGCGTCAGGACGCGTAG